From Echinicola jeungdonensis, the proteins below share one genomic window:
- a CDS encoding SbcC/MukB-like Walker B domain-containing protein: MIPIKLEIQGLYSYQEKQTIDFTQLTAAGLFGIFGQVGSGKSSVLEAILLALYGNTERLSNRGERNSMVNLQSSVLSISLEFNAGKNNQNTYKASYQAKRDPKNFDNIKPAEHIFYHLSNGSWVPTEQKGEELVGMKMEHFRQTVIIPQGKFRDFIEQKPKERADMMKELFGLEKFDLADKTKRLMSQIRERKIQLETLLGGLEEYTEEFLTENLEQQKQLALKKEEQTKELTSKEAALQKANIIKEKAEQLAGLKNELASLEKKEGHYQQQRKILDQYQKALVHFKPLLDQIKEKEFDLEKYEVSVTDCERFKTSYEKSVEVLELKYQKLYEDYGKKGEKEARIRDLQQVKEFNKLLEQKLPLRQKYLQLEKETSSYQEKADNLSKKIQEMELQLEKMDVPEMEWVSQLENTYRELKQNIVQLEKLEGFQRQLENEKQAIDQNRKEILEGLNSKNDSLEAVIENENARLEKLEKERENLLQQKGLLSYTRVLEEGEPCPLCGSKDHPAPLHPDFDEDFLSKNHTELQATKNQLDKIRQAQTTLEKKQIQWETIHTRVTESQRETDLLAKRNRELIVPLEEKNLDSISQLAAHLDACKRVLKEEKALQMDLKKLRGEMQSSQREAEKDLAAFHETQKKLDTLTTRIEAKQNEVHYSDLLDKYKGVEESKIDTDIHKVKQYIEDLEVALPRAQDALKAERQKQATNLANLDNFKKQLKSSQENHQKLVSQLKTNLDTHGFENKEIVIQLLEKELDVDQIANEIKAFDRQKDLTLAEIQKLESQEAVKNFQPETFNALEQEYFSQKTILDKTKEALSLLQNKILEIKNKLAEKEQQQKELRKVENRENNLKELNRLFSGSGFVKFVSNIYLKELVQTANLRFMKLTKNNLSLDIDEGNIFWVTDHLNGGRKRLLKTLSGGQTFQASLCLALALAEKVKSLNRAEQSFFFLDEGFGALDKNALRIVFNTLKSLRHENRIVGIISHVEELQQEIEVYAQVELDGEKGSKIAYSF, translated from the coding sequence ATGATTCCCATTAAACTTGAAATCCAGGGCCTCTATTCTTACCAGGAAAAGCAGACCATTGACTTCACACAATTGACGGCGGCAGGATTATTCGGCATTTTCGGCCAGGTGGGCAGTGGCAAATCCTCTGTCCTGGAAGCCATCCTGCTGGCCCTCTATGGCAACACTGAAAGGCTTTCCAACAGAGGGGAGAGAAACAGCATGGTCAATTTGCAGAGTTCCGTTCTTTCCATTTCCCTGGAATTTAATGCAGGCAAAAACAACCAAAACACTTATAAAGCAAGTTACCAGGCAAAAAGAGATCCCAAGAATTTTGACAATATAAAACCTGCAGAGCACATTTTTTATCATCTGTCCAATGGTTCCTGGGTACCTACTGAACAAAAAGGGGAGGAACTGGTAGGCATGAAAATGGAACATTTCCGTCAAACGGTGATCATCCCCCAGGGCAAATTCAGGGATTTTATTGAGCAAAAACCCAAAGAGCGGGCCGATATGATGAAAGAGTTATTCGGACTGGAAAAGTTTGATCTTGCTGATAAAACCAAAAGGCTGATGAGCCAGATCAGGGAACGAAAAATCCAACTGGAAACTCTTTTAGGTGGTTTGGAGGAGTACACAGAGGAATTTTTAACAGAAAACTTGGAGCAACAAAAGCAATTAGCTCTCAAAAAGGAGGAACAAACCAAAGAGTTGACTTCTAAGGAAGCTGCTTTGCAAAAGGCCAATATTATCAAGGAAAAAGCTGAACAACTTGCTGGCTTAAAAAATGAACTAGCATCTTTAGAAAAAAAAGAAGGCCATTATCAACAGCAACGCAAAATATTGGACCAATACCAAAAAGCCTTGGTCCATTTCAAACCACTTTTGGATCAAATTAAAGAAAAAGAATTTGATCTGGAAAAATATGAAGTAAGCGTTACAGACTGTGAACGGTTCAAAACAAGTTATGAAAAATCAGTTGAAGTATTAGAGCTGAAATACCAAAAACTTTACGAGGATTATGGCAAAAAAGGAGAAAAAGAGGCAAGGATAAGAGACCTTCAGCAGGTTAAGGAGTTCAATAAATTATTGGAGCAAAAACTGCCCCTACGCCAAAAATACCTTCAACTGGAAAAGGAAACTTCAAGTTATCAGGAAAAGGCTGATAATCTATCCAAAAAAATACAGGAAATGGAACTTCAATTGGAAAAAATGGATGTTCCAGAAATGGAATGGGTCAGCCAACTTGAAAACACCTATAGGGAATTGAAGCAAAATATTGTCCAATTAGAAAAATTAGAAGGCTTCCAAAGGCAATTAGAAAATGAAAAACAGGCAATAGACCAAAACCGAAAGGAAATTCTTGAGGGTTTAAATTCAAAAAACGATTCCCTTGAAGCAGTCATAGAAAATGAAAATGCCCGCCTGGAAAAGCTTGAAAAAGAACGGGAAAACCTACTTCAACAAAAAGGTTTATTGAGTTATACCCGGGTTTTGGAAGAGGGGGAACCTTGTCCTCTATGCGGTTCCAAGGACCATCCTGCTCCACTACACCCTGATTTTGACGAAGACTTCCTCTCCAAAAACCACACTGAGCTCCAAGCCACCAAAAATCAACTGGACAAGATTCGCCAAGCACAAACTACATTGGAGAAAAAACAAATCCAATGGGAAACCATTCATACCAGAGTAACAGAATCCCAGAGGGAAACGGATTTACTGGCAAAAAGAAACCGGGAACTAATTGTCCCCCTGGAAGAAAAAAACCTGGACAGCATTTCCCAATTGGCGGCTCATTTGGATGCCTGTAAAAGGGTTTTAAAGGAAGAAAAAGCACTTCAGATGGACCTCAAAAAATTAAGAGGTGAAATGCAGTCTTCCCAGAGGGAAGCGGAAAAAGATCTTGCGGCCTTTCATGAAACACAAAAAAAACTGGATACCCTAACGACCAGGATTGAGGCAAAACAAAACGAAGTCCATTATTCCGACCTTTTGGATAAATATAAGGGGGTGGAAGAAAGTAAAATTGACACTGATATTCATAAGGTAAAGCAATATATCGAGGACCTGGAGGTTGCACTACCTAGAGCCCAGGATGCCTTAAAGGCAGAAAGGCAGAAACAAGCCACCAACCTTGCCAATCTTGATAATTTTAAAAAACAACTAAAATCCTCCCAGGAAAATCACCAAAAACTGGTCTCACAATTGAAAACAAACCTGGATACCCATGGCTTTGAGAATAAGGAAATTGTGATCCAACTATTGGAAAAGGAATTGGATGTAGATCAAATTGCAAATGAAATAAAAGCCTTTGACAGGCAAAAGGACTTAACATTGGCCGAAATCCAAAAACTAGAAAGCCAAGAAGCTGTGAAAAATTTCCAACCTGAAACTTTCAACGCTTTGGAACAGGAATACTTTTCCCAAAAAACCATTTTGGATAAAACCAAGGAGGCCCTTTCCCTGTTGCAGAACAAGATCCTTGAAATAAAAAACAAACTCGCGGAAAAGGAACAGCAACAAAAGGAACTCAGGAAAGTAGAAAACAGGGAAAATAACTTAAAAGAGCTTAATAGGCTTTTTTCCGGCAGTGGATTTGTGAAGTTTGTCAGCAATATATACCTCAAAGAGCTGGTCCAAACAGCCAACCTTAGGTTTATGAAGCTGACCAAAAACAACCTCAGCCTGGATATTGATGAAGGTAATATCTTTTGGGTAACTGACCACCTGAATGGAGGAAGGAAACGCTTACTTAAAACCCTTTCGGGAGGGCAAACTTTCCAAGCCTCCCTTTGCCTAGCATTAGCCTTAGCAGAAAAGGTAAAATCCCTCAATAGAGCCGAGCAAAGTTTTTTCTTTTTGGATGAGGGATTTGGGGCATTGGACAAAAATGCGCTTAGAATAGTTTTTAACACACTCAAATCACTCCGTCACGAAAACCGGATCGTAGGCATCATTTCCCATGTGGAAGAACTTCAACAGGAAATAGAAGTGTATGCCCAAGTGGAATTGGATGGAGAAAAAGGCAGCAAAATAGCTTATTCATTTTAG
- a CDS encoding UDP-glucose--hexose-1-phosphate uridylyltransferase, translating into MSDFNFEDHSHRRYNPFTGEWLQVSPHRGKRPWQGQEESTAEDEKVEYDPKCYLCPGNTRVNGDENPKYEGTYSFQNDFGALTQDIPEGEMVEGEFFRAKSEKGICRVICFSPRHDLTIPELDVEAVTKVVELWKKEYLDLGAKSFINYVQIFENKGSVMGCSNPHPHGQIWAQESVPVEPSKKQENFSAYFEKYGRSMVVDYVKEELKKDERILFENDYFVGLVPFWAVWPFEAMIAPKVHIASLAEMDQVQMEALADAYKKLTIMYDNIFKVSFPYSAGLHQAITDGKEHPEWDLHMVFYPPLLRSATVKKFMVGYEMLANPQRDITAESAVKILKSQPKEHYKESVAAK; encoded by the coding sequence ATGTCTGATTTTAATTTTGAAGACCATAGCCATAGAAGATATAACCCCTTTACCGGGGAATGGCTGCAGGTTTCGCCTCACCGTGGCAAACGGCCCTGGCAAGGACAGGAAGAAAGCACAGCAGAGGATGAAAAAGTAGAATATGATCCCAAATGCTACCTCTGTCCCGGGAATACCCGTGTCAATGGTGATGAAAATCCCAAATACGAAGGCACCTATTCTTTCCAAAATGATTTTGGTGCCCTGACCCAGGATATTCCTGAAGGGGAAATGGTAGAAGGGGAGTTTTTCCGCGCAAAAAGTGAAAAGGGGATCTGCAGGGTAATCTGCTTCTCCCCAAGGCATGACCTGACCATTCCTGAGCTGGATGTGGAGGCTGTGACTAAAGTAGTGGAATTGTGGAAAAAAGAATACCTTGACCTGGGTGCCAAGTCATTTATCAATTATGTTCAGATTTTTGAAAACAAAGGATCGGTTATGGGTTGCTCCAATCCCCATCCGCATGGGCAAATTTGGGCGCAGGAATCTGTCCCTGTAGAGCCATCCAAAAAACAGGAAAATTTTTCTGCATATTTTGAGAAATATGGCAGAAGCATGGTGGTGGACTATGTGAAGGAGGAATTGAAGAAGGATGAGCGTATCCTATTTGAAAATGATTATTTCGTTGGATTGGTGCCTTTCTGGGCAGTTTGGCCATTTGAAGCCATGATTGCACCAAAAGTCCATATTGCTTCCCTGGCAGAGATGGACCAGGTACAAATGGAAGCTTTGGCGGATGCCTATAAAAAGTTGACCATCATGTATGATAATATTTTCAAGGTTTCTTTCCCCTATTCTGCAGGCCTTCATCAGGCCATAACAGATGGCAAAGAGCATCCTGAATGGGACTTGCATATGGTATTTTATCCGCCATTGCTGCGTTCTGCCACGGTAAAGAAATTTATGGTGGGTTATGAAATGCTAGCCAATCCCCAAAGGGATATCACCGCAGAATCAGCTGTAAAAATACTGAAAAGTCAGCCTAAAGAGCATTATAAAGAAAGTGTAGCAGCTAAATAA
- a CDS encoding septal ring lytic transglycosylase RlpA family protein, which yields MNKVIFILSCCMLLMINEVWSQEGIVKEETSLVIEEGVASYYGRLFHNRKTANGEIFDMDGMTAAHKHLPFGTKLRVTNLVNGKEVIVRVNDRLPRNSKRTIDLSRGAARKLEMIKMGLAPVKLRVLKTEGIARLLQYYENIPESLRLRLYYQPLDFNKNTDYIFNRFPFEDNIDLIN from the coding sequence ATGAATAAGGTGATTTTCATTCTAAGCTGTTGCATGTTATTGATGATCAATGAGGTTTGGTCTCAGGAGGGGATTGTTAAGGAGGAAACTTCCTTAGTGATCGAAGAGGGGGTGGCCAGCTATTATGGGAGGTTATTTCATAACCGAAAAACCGCCAATGGGGAGATATTTGACATGGACGGTATGACAGCTGCACATAAACACCTTCCATTTGGTACCAAACTTCGGGTAACTAATTTGGTCAATGGGAAAGAAGTGATTGTTAGGGTTAATGACCGCTTGCCCAGGAATTCCAAACGAACAATTGACTTGTCAAGAGGGGCAGCCAGGAAACTTGAGATGATAAAAATGGGCCTGGCTCCAGTAAAACTTCGGGTTTTAAAAACTGAAGGTATTGCCCGGTTGCTACAGTATTATGAAAATATTCCTGAAAGTTTGCGATTAAGGTTATACTACCAGCCTTTGGATTTTAATAAAAATACGGACTATATCTTTAATAGGTTTCCATTTGAGGATAATATAGATTTAATAAACTGA
- the istA gene encoding IS21 family transposase, which yields MAGQRIDIMDLRSLITFKQKGLSNRKVADLLGVNRKTVDSYVRRFRDLSLGYGELLSLDGKDLQELFTETGQTEKERYEHLSGCFPHIDGEMKKPGCTLQVLWKEYISQNPEGYKYSQFTWHYRQWKKRNNASGKLSHRAGEKLFVDFCGKKLHYVDRRTGEQIAVEVFVGVLPCSQYTYIRAVPSQKREDFISCLVYCLGWMGGVPYAVVPDNLKSAVDKASKYAPVLNKTFSDFGLHYGCALDPARPYSPQDKSLVERSVTLVYQRIYYPLGNHTFFSLEELNAAIAEKLEEYNDYLLSHGQGSRRSQFLDIEKEFLQPLPKSIYSIRYYKKATVQKSSHVYLGEDKNYYSCPYRYMGKSVELQYNRNTVEIFYRQERIASHKRASRQGQYITIGEHMPSNHQYYNDWSPEYFDRRAQKVGPNTQEYIGTLIGQYTYPEIGYKQAQGILSFLKSYGQERLERACKRALGFEKASYHTLERILKNKMDLEELPPAKDHLTPGHKNIRGSYS from the coding sequence ATGGCAGGACAAAGAATAGACATCATGGATTTAAGAAGTTTGATCACCTTCAAGCAGAAGGGGCTTAGCAACCGAAAAGTGGCAGACCTATTGGGCGTCAACCGAAAGACCGTTGACAGTTATGTCAGGCGTTTCAGGGATCTTTCCCTTGGGTACGGGGAACTGCTCTCCCTTGACGGCAAAGATCTACAGGAACTTTTCACCGAGACAGGGCAGACCGAAAAGGAACGTTATGAGCATCTCTCGGGGTGTTTTCCCCACATCGACGGGGAGATGAAAAAGCCCGGCTGTACCCTGCAGGTACTGTGGAAGGAATATATCTCCCAAAATCCGGAAGGCTATAAATACAGCCAGTTCACCTGGCACTACCGGCAATGGAAGAAGCGCAACAACGCCAGTGGCAAGCTGTCCCACCGTGCCGGGGAAAAGCTTTTCGTGGACTTTTGCGGAAAGAAGCTGCACTACGTTGACCGCCGGACTGGGGAGCAGATAGCCGTAGAGGTTTTTGTTGGTGTCCTGCCCTGCAGCCAGTACACTTACATAAGGGCGGTGCCCAGCCAAAAACGGGAGGATTTTATCAGCTGTCTGGTCTATTGTCTGGGCTGGATGGGCGGGGTACCCTATGCCGTCGTCCCTGACAATCTCAAATCAGCAGTGGACAAGGCCTCAAAATATGCCCCGGTCCTCAACAAGACCTTTTCGGATTTTGGCCTCCATTACGGCTGCGCCCTTGATCCTGCCCGGCCCTATAGCCCGCAGGACAAATCACTCGTGGAGCGTTCGGTCACCCTGGTCTACCAACGGATCTATTACCCCTTGGGCAACCATACCTTCTTCAGCCTGGAGGAGCTCAATGCGGCCATTGCAGAAAAACTGGAGGAGTACAATGACTACCTGCTCAGCCATGGACAGGGCAGCAGGCGAAGCCAGTTTTTGGACATCGAAAAGGAGTTCCTGCAGCCCCTTCCCAAAAGCATCTACAGCATCCGTTATTATAAAAAGGCCACCGTCCAGAAATCCTCCCATGTTTACCTGGGAGAGGACAAAAACTATTATAGCTGTCCCTATCGCTATATGGGCAAGAGCGTGGAGTTACAGTACAACCGGAACACCGTGGAGATATTTTACCGTCAGGAGCGGATCGCATCCCACAAAAGGGCTTCCCGGCAAGGCCAGTACATCACCATCGGGGAACATATGCCCAGCAACCACCAATACTACAATGACTGGAGCCCGGAATACTTTGACCGGAGGGCACAAAAAGTTGGTCCGAACACCCAGGAGTATATCGGAACGTTGATCGGCCAGTACACCTATCCCGAAATCGGCTACAAACAGGCACAGGGGATTCTTTCCTTCTTGAAAAGCTATGGACAGGAGCGTCTGGAAAGGGCCTGTAAACGGGCACTGGGCTTCGAAAAAGCCTCCTACCATACCCTTGAAAGGATACTTAAAAACAAAATGGACCTCGAGGAACTGCCTCCTGCCAAGGATCATTTAACCCCGGGTCACAAGAACATCAGGGGCTCCTACAGCTGA
- a CDS encoding aldose epimerase family protein: MSASNQTQSAIKIEETVFGKNKDGQEIQLYTIISPKGHKACVTNYGATLTHLFVINKEGQLQDVVLGFDSFEGYQSEAYFQSGAFMGSTVGRVCNRIEGGTFTLEGKTIQLDNSHQGNHLHGGKEGYDKKIWKAEIVENGLKLRYLSPDGEENYPGNLEVEIFFGFCDGDEFTIHYKAKTDKTTVVNLTNHAYFNLGGDFSKSILDHDLQVNAPFYVPVKEKSIPTGEILSVKNSPYDFLEPKKIRECVFADHPQVKIGNGLDQTLVLDQKKPNIKLSNAQSGIEMEVSTSEPGVQFYTANYFDGSLKGKNGSTYHQHAGIAIETQHFPDSPNKAHFPSVVLKPGEEFDSFTKFKFSINK, encoded by the coding sequence TTGTCAGCATCTAACCAAACCCAAAGTGCAATTAAGATAGAGGAGACCGTTTTTGGTAAAAACAAAGACGGTCAGGAAATCCAGCTTTATACCATCATAAGTCCAAAAGGCCATAAGGCATGTGTCACCAATTATGGCGCCACTCTGACCCATTTATTTGTAATTAATAAGGAAGGCCAGCTCCAGGATGTCGTATTGGGTTTTGACAGTTTTGAAGGTTATCAATCCGAAGCTTATTTTCAATCCGGGGCATTTATGGGAAGTACCGTGGGCCGGGTCTGTAACCGGATTGAGGGAGGAACTTTTACTTTGGAAGGAAAAACCATACAGTTGGATAATTCCCATCAGGGAAACCACCTTCATGGAGGGAAAGAAGGATATGATAAAAAGATATGGAAAGCAGAGATAGTCGAAAATGGCCTTAAACTCCGCTACCTCAGCCCGGATGGAGAGGAAAATTATCCTGGAAATCTAGAGGTGGAAATATTTTTTGGCTTCTGTGATGGAGATGAATTTACTATCCATTACAAAGCAAAGACTGATAAAACAACTGTGGTAAATCTGACCAACCATGCTTATTTTAATTTGGGAGGAGATTTTTCAAAATCCATATTAGACCATGATTTGCAGGTCAATGCACCTTTCTATGTGCCTGTAAAAGAAAAAAGCATCCCGACTGGTGAAATTCTTTCCGTAAAAAACAGCCCCTATGATTTTTTGGAGCCCAAAAAAATCCGGGAATGCGTTTTTGCAGATCATCCTCAAGTGAAAATAGGAAATGGGCTTGACCAGACCTTGGTCCTTGATCAGAAAAAGCCAAATATTAAGCTTTCAAATGCCCAAAGCGGCATTGAAATGGAAGTGTCAACCTCAGAGCCTGGTGTGCAGTTTTATACTGCCAATTACTTCGATGGAAGCTTGAAAGGGAAAAATGGAAGCACTTATCATCAACATGCAGGGATTGCCATAGAAACCCAGCATTTTCCTGACTCTCCCAATAAAGCACACTTCCCTTCTGTAGTTTTAAAACCCGGAGAGGAATTTGATTCTTTCACAAAATTTAAATTCTCGATCAATAAATAA
- a CDS encoding galactokinase — translation MNPDTIASKFKSLFDQDPILVKSPGRINLIGEHTDYNEGFVLPAAIDKEMVIAIQKNGSDECHLFSYDYQESLTFSLDDFSPMDGGWGNYVMGVVAQIQKAGHELSGFNLVFGGNVPIGAGLSSSAALECGVCLALSELFGLNLERIPMLKYAQKAEHEFAGVKCGIMDQFASMMGKENHAIRLDCRSLEYNYFPIELGDYQIILCDTQVKHSLADSAYNDRRNECQEGVDAVQKVHPEVKSLRDVTVPMLDEVKDKISEVVNTRCQYVIEENERLLTGCEMLEKGDIKGFGKQMYGSHDGLSQKYEVSCPELDFLADFAKSKEYVAGARMMGGGFGGCTINLVEKAKKETYEKEIAAAFKEEFGKELQIYEVDVTDGTRRV, via the coding sequence ATGAACCCTGATACCATTGCGTCAAAATTTAAAAGTTTATTTGATCAGGATCCTATTTTGGTAAAAAGCCCTGGAAGGATCAACCTGATCGGTGAACATACTGATTATAATGAAGGATTTGTCCTTCCTGCTGCCATTGATAAGGAGATGGTAATAGCCATTCAGAAAAATGGCTCAGATGAGTGCCATTTGTTCTCTTATGATTACCAGGAATCCCTGACTTTCTCATTGGATGATTTCTCACCCATGGATGGAGGCTGGGGCAATTATGTGATGGGGGTTGTTGCCCAGATCCAAAAGGCAGGCCACGAGCTATCCGGTTTCAATTTGGTTTTTGGAGGAAATGTGCCCATTGGGGCAGGACTGTCTTCATCAGCAGCCCTGGAATGCGGGGTTTGCCTTGCGCTTTCAGAGTTGTTTGGCCTTAATCTGGAGAGAATCCCAATGCTGAAATATGCCCAAAAAGCCGAACATGAGTTTGCAGGTGTAAAATGTGGTATAATGGACCAATTTGCCTCCATGATGGGCAAAGAAAACCATGCTATCAGATTGGACTGCAGGTCCCTGGAATACAATTATTTCCCAATCGAACTTGGTGATTATCAAATTATCCTTTGTGATACCCAGGTAAAACATTCCCTGGCAGATTCTGCCTATAATGACCGGAGAAACGAATGTCAGGAAGGTGTTGACGCTGTTCAAAAAGTTCACCCTGAAGTAAAAAGCTTAAGAGATGTTACGGTGCCCATGCTGGATGAAGTTAAGGACAAAATCAGTGAGGTAGTTAATACCCGCTGTCAATATGTAATTGAAGAAAATGAAAGGCTTCTTACCGGGTGTGAAATGCTTGAAAAAGGAGATATCAAAGGTTTTGGTAAGCAGATGTACGGTTCCCATGATGGGCTTTCCCAAAAATATGAGGTGAGCTGTCCTGAACTGGATTTCCTTGCTGATTTTGCTAAATCCAAGGAATATGTAGCCGGAGCCCGGATGATGGGGGGCGGCTTTGGAGGTTGTACCATCAATTTGGTGGAAAAGGCCAAAAAAGAAACCTACGAAAAGGAAATAGCAGCAGCCTTCAAGGAAGAATTTGGAAAAGAACTCCAAATCTATGAGGTAGATGTCACTGACGGCACCCGCCGGGTGTAG
- a CDS encoding metallophosphoesterase family protein has product MLKILHTADWHLGKRLQEYSRLEEQQLVLQEIIEIADQQEVDLILLAGDIFDTFNPSHEAVELLYKALKRLSNDGKRPIIAISGNHDSTQFIAAPDPLTRELGIFFYSKYDQEFTTGKLESGLELIRADKGFMELKLPRFDFPVRIILAPYANEVLLKQYLGEMDKEVAFRNVLKEKWKNTADNYCDENGVNLFLGHFFFMKEGEKPQEEPESERPILHVGGTQALFSNLIPAPIQYAALGHLHRYHSVDKNPCPVVYSSSPLAYSFSEANQEKKVVLVEALPNQPVNYQSITLSKGRPLYQKTFTNLPDTLQWLEKNPYCFVEITFETEQSIEAETRRAIMKAHDGIVNLIPKLTGESALLNKGLQAQDLSQDMNTLFKRYYQSANGMEPNEEIISLFNEIISQNDPS; this is encoded by the coding sequence ATGCTAAAAATCCTTCACACTGCCGATTGGCATTTGGGAAAAAGATTGCAGGAATATTCCCGCCTTGAAGAACAACAACTGGTTCTACAGGAAATAATTGAAATTGCCGATCAGCAAGAGGTAGATCTGATATTACTTGCCGGGGACATATTTGACACTTTTAACCCCAGCCATGAAGCCGTTGAGCTACTATATAAAGCTTTAAAAAGATTATCCAATGACGGTAAAAGGCCCATCATTGCCATTTCAGGCAACCATGACAGCACCCAATTTATTGCTGCCCCAGACCCTTTGACCAGGGAATTGGGGATTTTTTTCTACAGTAAATATGACCAGGAATTTACTACCGGAAAGTTGGAAAGTGGATTGGAGCTTATCCGGGCAGATAAGGGTTTTATGGAATTAAAACTTCCCCGATTCGATTTCCCGGTCAGGATCATCCTGGCCCCCTATGCCAATGAAGTATTGCTCAAGCAATACTTAGGTGAAATGGATAAAGAAGTAGCTTTCCGAAATGTTCTAAAGGAAAAATGGAAAAACACCGCAGATAATTACTGCGATGAAAATGGGGTCAACTTATTTCTGGGCCACTTTTTCTTTATGAAGGAAGGAGAAAAACCCCAGGAGGAACCCGAAAGCGAAAGACCCATTTTACATGTGGGGGGAACACAAGCCTTATTTAGCAATTTGATTCCTGCCCCCATCCAATATGCTGCCCTTGGCCACTTGCATAGGTACCATTCAGTGGATAAAAATCCTTGTCCGGTAGTTTACAGTAGTTCCCCTTTGGCATATAGCTTTAGCGAAGCTAACCAGGAAAAAAAGGTGGTATTAGTGGAAGCATTACCCAATCAGCCGGTAAATTATCAGTCCATCACTCTTTCGAAAGGAAGGCCGCTTTATCAGAAAACCTTTACCAACCTTCCAGACACTTTGCAATGGCTTGAGAAAAACCCTTACTGTTTTGTGGAAATTACTTTTGAAACCGAACAATCCATTGAAGCGGAAACCCGAAGGGCAATAATGAAGGCTCATGATGGAATTGTCAATTTGATCCCTAAACTAACAGGTGAATCAGCCCTACTCAATAAAGGGCTTCAGGCTCAGGACCTCAGTCAGGACATGAACACCTTGTTTAAACGTTATTACCAAAGTGCCAATGGTATGGAACCCAACGAAGAAATCATTTCCCTTTTTAACGAAATTATCAGCCAAAACGACCCTTCATGA
- the istB gene encoding IS21-like element helper ATPase IstB, with amino-acid sequence MNEHNTIEKMKQMRMGTMAELYHKNLTEHLYQDMSADELLAFLVDSEWEYRQNKSIDNLIRQAGFKQAAAATDIDYHNSRNLDRGLFERLLGLAFIKNRTNIILTGATGSGKSYLAQCLGVRACQHRFRTLYYNTARFFDAVRLAKLEGTYHKLLKKLEKTNVLILDDFGLAPMDGQARIALMDIMEDRYEKSSTIIASQIPVSQWHGTIGDDSIADAVLDRLVYSSHRIELEGESMRSKKKLDN; translated from the coding sequence ATGAACGAACACAACACCATTGAAAAAATGAAACAGATGCGCATGGGTACCATGGCGGAACTTTACCACAAGAATCTGACAGAACATCTCTATCAGGACATGTCGGCCGACGAACTGTTGGCCTTTCTAGTGGACAGCGAATGGGAGTACAGGCAGAACAAAAGCATAGACAACCTCATACGTCAGGCAGGGTTTAAACAGGCCGCTGCGGCAACTGACATTGATTACCATAACTCCCGTAACCTGGACAGGGGGCTGTTTGAGAGATTGCTCGGACTGGCCTTCATCAAAAACCGGACGAACATCATCCTTACCGGGGCCACCGGATCCGGGAAAAGTTACCTGGCCCAGTGTCTTGGGGTCAGGGCCTGCCAGCACAGGTTCAGGACGCTTTATTACAATACGGCCAGGTTTTTTGATGCGGTAAGATTGGCCAAGCTGGAAGGTACCTACCATAAACTGCTCAAAAAGCTCGAAAAAACCAATGTGCTCATCTTGGACGACTTTGGTCTGGCCCCGATGGATGGGCAGGCCAGGATTGCCCTTATGGACATCATGGAAGACCGCTATGAGAAAAGTTCAACGATCATTGCATCACAGATACCGGTCAGCCAATGGCATGGAACCATTGGTGATGACAGCATTGCAGATGCCGTGCTCGACAGGCTCGTATACTCCTCACATAGGATAGAACTGGAAGGAGAATCCATGAGAAGCAAAAAGAAGTTGGACAATTAA